The following are encoded together in the Buteo buteo chromosome 24, bButBut1.hap1.1, whole genome shotgun sequence genome:
- the LOC142044554 gene encoding protocadherin alpha-2-like, producing the protein MGVCWGPVVRVLVLQAAWALGGGQVRYSVPEEAKAGTVVGRLAQDLGLEAGEPEARRLRLVAQGRRASVEVSGASGALVVSSRLDREELCGKSAPCALRLEVLVERPLRVFHVELEVTDINDNAPLFPAARKNLSLPENSPPGSRFPLEGASDADVGANAQLSYTLSPSEHFGLEVKSKDENKILVVLVLRRPLDRETMPEHRLVLSASDGGRPSLTSTMELVISVLDANDNAPQFNQSVYKVQLPESTAPGTVFYQLTATDKDEGINQEIYYSFSDTVSGKVQELFIIDMKSGEIRTAGDLDFEDVQSYDLEVEARDKGWPPLSGHCSVELEVLDVNDNAPEVWVTSLSVPVPEDAAVGTVVALLSVSDRDSGANGRVRCAVWPAAPFGLVATFAGSYSLVLREALDRERVSEYEVEVRAEDGGAPALRASRGVRVPVSDVNDNAPAFAQAVYTVLARENNAAGAELARLWARDPDEAGNGRVSYSVAEGVGGGAVAGGGWRAASSYVSVDAESGRLWALQPLDYEEVQVLQFEVRAVDAGEPPLCGNATVQLFVVDENDNAPALLPPAPAGGGPGGGAAGSSGPGSSSGSGALWAWAAWGAPAGQVVAKIRAVDADSGYNAWLRYELWEPRGKGPFRVGLYSGEVSTARALEEADGPRQRLVIVVRDHGEPARSATATLSVSLVEGAEAALAAAGSGSSSSGAGLRPAAGAEGGAAAAAAAATNVWLVVAICAVSSLFLLAVVLYGASRWAPRAAVLSGPGPATLVCASEVGSWSYSQRQSRSLCVAEGAGKSDLMVFSPNFPPPPGPAAKETQPEAPALVDTVSAPPFVASRPFPLLVALVARALGRRWWEPGSAAGARGRWGPGGCFFRVFTGPWRPCRSPRALAVGGGEASKQASKVLPHPAAVAVRS; encoded by the coding sequence atggGCGTGTGCTGGGGGCCCGTGGTGCgggtgctggtgctgcaggcGGCCTGGGCGCTGGGCGGCGGGCAGGTGCGCTACTCGGTGCCGGAGGAAGCCAAGGCCGGGACGGTGGTGGGCCGGCTGGCGCAGGACCTGGGCCTGGAGGCGGGCGAGCCGGAGGCGCGTCGGCTGCGTCTGGTGGCGCAGGGCCGGCGGGCGAGCGTGGAGGTGAGCGGGGCGAGCGGGGCGCTGGTGGTGAGCTCGCGGCTGGACCGGGAGGAGCTGTGCGGGAAGAGCGCGCCGTGCGCCCTGCgcctggaggtgctggtggaGCGGCCGCTGCGCGTCTTCCACGTGGAGCTGGAGGTGACCGACATCAACGACAACGCGCCGCTCTTCCCCGCCGCCCGGAAAAACCTCAGTTTACCGGAGAACTCCCCCCCAGGGTCTCGGTTCCCGCTGGAGGGCGCGTCGGATGCAGATGTCGGAGCCAACGCGCAGCTCTCCTATACCCTCAGCCCCAGCGAGCACTTCGGTTTGGAAGTGAAATCCAAAGACGAAAATAAAATTCTCGTAGTCCTTGTTTTAAGGAGACCGCTGGACCGCGAGACGATGCCTGAGCACCGTTTGGTGTTGTCGGCGAGTGACGGGGGCCGTCCGTCGCTGACGAGCACGATGGAGCTGGTGATCTCGGTGCTGGACGCCAACGATAACGCCCCCCAGTTTAACCAGTCAGTTTATAAAGTGCAGCTGCCAGAGAGCACTGCCCCGGGAACTGTGTTTTACCAGCTAACAGCGACAGATAAAGACGAAGGAATTAATCAGGAGATATATTATTCGTTTAGCGACACTGTTTCTGGCAAAGTTCAGGAACTTTTCATAATTGACATGAAATCCGGGGAAATACGGACTGCTGGTGACCTGGATTTCGAGGACGTTCAGTCGTATGACCTGGAGGTCGAAGCGAGAGACAAAGGTTGGCCCCCGCTGTCAGGTCACTGCAGCGTGGAGCTGGAGGTGCTGGACGTGAACGACAACGCGCCGGAGGTGTGGGTGACGTCGCTGTCGGTGCCGGTGCCGGAGGACGCGGCGGTGGGGACGGTGGTGGCGCTGCTGAGCGTGTCGGACCGGGACTCGGGGGCGAACGGTCGGGTGCGCTGCGCGGTGTGGCCGGCGGCGCCGTTCGGGCTGGTGGCGACGTTCGCGGGCTCGTACTCGCTGGTGCTGCGGGAGGCGCTGGACCGGGAGCGGGTGTCGGAGTACGAGGTGGAGGTGCGGGCGGAGGACGGCGGGGCGCCGGCGCTGCGCGCCAGCCGCGGGGTGCGGGTGCCGGTGTCGGACGTGAACGACAACGCGCCGGCGTTCGCGCAGGCCGTGTACACGGTGCTGGCGCGGGAGAACAACGCGGCGGGCGCGGAGCTGGCGCGGCTGTGGGCGCGGGACCCGGACGAGGCGGGCAACGGGCGCGTGAGCTACTCGGTGGCGGAGGGCGTCGGCGGGGGCGCGGTGGCGGGCGGGGGGTGGCGGGCGGCGTCGAGCTACGTGTCGGTGGACGCGGAGAGCGGGCGGCTGTGGGCGCTGCAGCCGTTGGACTACGAGGAGGTGCAGGTGCTGCAGTTCGAGGTGCGGGCGGTGGACGCGGGGGAGCCGCCGCTGTGCGGCAACGCCACGGTGCAGCTCTTCGTGGTGGACGAGAACGACAACGCGCCGGCGCTGCTCCCGCCTGCTCCTGccgggggcgggccgggtggcgggGCGGCGGGCTCGTCGGGGCCGGGCTCGAGCTCGGGCTCGGGGGCGCTGTGGGCGTGGGCGGCGTGGGGGGCGCCGGCGGGGCAGGTGGTGGCGAAGATCCGCGCGGTGGACGCGGACTCGGGCTACAACGCGTGGCTGCGCTACGAGCTGTGGGAGCCGCGGGGGAAGGGCCCGTTCCGCGTGGGGCTGTACAGCGGCGAGGTGAGCACGGCGCGGGCGCTGGAGGAGGCGGACGGCCCGCGGCAGAGGCTGGTGATCGTGGTGCGGGACCACGGGGAGCCGGCGCGCTCGGCCACGGCCACGCTGAGCGTGTCGCTGGTGGAGGGCGCCGAGGCGGCGCTGGCGGCCGCGGGCTCGGGCTCGTCCTCGTCGggggcggggctgcggccggcggcgggcgcggagggcggcgcggcggcggcggcggcggcggcgacgaaCGTGTGGCTGGTGGTGGCCATCTGCGCGGTGTCGAGCCTGTTCCTGCTGGCGGTGGTGCTGTACGGGGCGTCGCGGTGGGCGCCGCGGGCGGCCGTGCTGTCGGGGCCCGGGCCGGCGACGCTGGTGTGCGCCAGCGAAGTGGGGAGCTGGTCGTACTCGCAGCGCCAGAGCCGGAGCCTGTGCGTGGCGGAGGGCGCGGGCAAGAGCGACCTGATGGTTTTCAGCCCCAacttcccgccgccgcccggccccgcggcgaAGGAGACGCAGCCGGAGGCGCCCGCTCTCGTGGACACGGTCAGTGCCCCCCCCTTTGTCGCCTCTCGCCCCTTCCCCCTTCTTGTGGCCCTTGTCGCCCGGGCCCTGGGCAGGCGCTGGTGGGAgccgggctccgccgccggGGCCCGCGGGCGGTGGGGGCCTGGCGGGTGCTTCTTCAGGGTGTTCACGGGACCTTGGCGTCCTTGCCGGAGCCCCCGGGCTCTcgctgtgggggggggggaagcgagcaagcaagcaagcaaggtGTTGCCGCACCCCGCAGCGGTGGCCGTCCGCAGCTGA